In Gopherus flavomarginatus isolate rGopFla2 chromosome 5, rGopFla2.mat.asm, whole genome shotgun sequence, one DNA window encodes the following:
- the MDK gene encoding midkine, with protein sequence MQVRGLFLLLVLILLAAASEAGKNKKDKVKKNGSDCEDWRWGPCTPNSKDCGVGYREGTCKEETKRLKCKIPCNWKKEFGADCKYKFESWGGCDAATGLKARSGTLKKALYNAECQETIQVTKPCSPKTKSKSKARKGKGKD encoded by the exons ATGCAGGTCcgtgggctcttcctcctcctggtgCTGATCCTCCTGGCTGCAGCCTCTGAGGCTGGTAAAAACAAGAAAG aCAAGGTGAAGAAGAACGGCTCCGATTGTGAGGATTGGCGCTGGGGGCCTTGCACCCCAAACAGCAAAGACTGTGGTGTGGGCTACCGCGAGGGGACCTGCAAGGAGGAGACTAAGAGACTCAAGTGCAAGATCCCCTGCAACTGGAAGAAGGAGTTTGGAG CTGACTGCAAGTACAAGTTTGAGAGTTGGGGCGGGTGCGATGCTGCCACAGGTCTAAAGGCCCGTTCAGGTACCCTGAAGAAAGCCCTGTACAATGCCGAGTGTCAGGAGACCATTCAAGTGACCAAGCCCTGTTCTCCCAAGACCAAGTCAAAATCCAAAG ccaggaaagggaaggggaaggactAG